The genomic window GCCACGCTCCCAAACTCGTTGAAAAAACTCTTTAACGATGGCTGCATGACGGAGATCGGTGGTACGAATAAAGCGATCGCTTTGAACGTTTAGCTGCTGCCAAAGCTGAGAAAATCCAGCGGAAATTTCGTCGCAATGTGCTTGAGGCGATCGCCCCAGAGCTTCGGCTGTGCGCTGGATTTTTTGCCCATGCTCATCAGTCCCTGTAATCAGTAAAACTGATTTGCCACGCAGTCTTTGAAAGCGCGCAATTACATCTGCGGCGATCGTTGTGTAAGCACTCCCAATATGAGGTAAATCATTTACATAATAAAGAGGTGTTGTAAGAGCAAATTTTTCTTTATTCGTATCAGAGTTCATGGAAGAGAAAAATACAATACACTAAAGCCGCTTTTAATCATACATGAGCACCTGCAAATAAGTTCTTTATTTGCTCTTTGATCTAGGCTAATTAACTTCGATTAATTAAGTCTAGAAGCCAATAAAAATATAGCTAAGGTGACAAATATAAAACTAACTACTATCTTAACCGTAAACTTTGCTTAAAACAGTTTGCAAAACCTTAAATCAATCAAGACAAAAATTATTTTTGCAACCTACAGCCACAATGTGCAGTTGCTATTCCTTAGTAGACTTGGGCACTTGGTTCTGCTTCGCTGGGTAGAAACGTTTCCCGAGGCTAGCGATAATTCTTTACTTAGCTAGACCTACAGTCTCTACTTTAAGACATGTGTTGTGCCCAGTAAAGTAATGTTAACACTGTCATTAGAAGAGTTAAGGCTTTTGTTGTCTGCTGATGTCTTCCAATAGCCCTCTGCAAATTTCTCGCTGCCTCCTGACTGCCTTGGGGACTCGCATGTTTCTCTACAATGAGAATTTAGTGCCTCAAGACAGTGCTGTTTTGTTAGTCAGCAATCATCGTAGTTTTATGGACGCTCCGGTCCTCATGGCTGCGATTAACCGTCCTATTCGGTTTGCTTGCCATCACTATATGGATCAAGTGCCAGTGATGCGGGACATTGTAAAGCTGCTAGGTTGCTTTCCTCTAGATTCACTGGAACATCGCCAACAGAGCTTCTTCCGGCAGGCTAGCGAACTGCTACAGTCGCCTCAGGTGATTGGGGTGTTTCCCGAAGGGGGAGAGCCGATGGTTGAAGCGACCCATCCTCAAAAAATGCGGGGGTTTCATCGCGGCTTTGCTCACTTGGCCTTGCGGGCTCCGATTCAAAATTTGGCGGTTTTGCCTGTGGCGATCGCC from Trichocoleus desertorum ATA4-8-CV12 includes these protein-coding regions:
- a CDS encoding 1-acyl-sn-glycerol-3-phosphate acyltransferase, with the protein product MSSNSPLQISRCLLTALGTRMFLYNENLVPQDSAVLLVSNHRSFMDAPVLMAAINRPIRFACHHYMDQVPVMRDIVKLLGCFPLDSLEHRQQSFFRQASELLQSPQVIGVFPEGGEPMVEATHPQKMRGFHRGFAHLALRAPIQNLAVLPVAIASCEESNSAGIPLKLLSLIDPSEPLFDRNGWHPLVIYHRVNVLIGRPHWVKTSERQHYRGKDAKTVVADLTHYCHTEIDQLLAQGCYYS